A genomic region of Zygotorulaspora mrakii chromosome 7, complete sequence contains the following coding sequences:
- the HOM2 gene encoding aspartate-semialdehyde dehydrogenase (similar to Saccharomyces cerevisiae HOM2 (YDR158W); ancestral locus Anc_8.338) — protein MCARKIAGVLGATGAVGQRFILLLADHPDFELKVLGASSRSAGKKYIDAVVWKQTDLLPEFAENIVVSECKSDAFKECDIVFSGLDADYAGPIEKEFVEAGLAVVSNAKNYRRAQEVPLVVPIVNPEHLDMIEARKADGKKSGFIVCISNCSTAGLVAPLKPLVEKFGPIDALTTTTLQAISGAGFSPGIPGIDVLDNIVPYIGGEEDKIEWETTKILGHLSSDKKEIRALSSEEIKVSAQCNRVAVSDGHTECISLRFKNRPAPSVEQVKDCLKTYVCDAYKLGCHSAPKQTIHVLEQNDRPQPRLDRNRDAGFGVSVGRVREDPVLDFKMVVLSHNTVIGAAGAGILIAEILLAKKLI, from the coding sequence ATGTGTGCAAGAAAAATCGCAGGTGTCCTTGGGGCCACTGGTGCAGTGGGTCAACGTTTTATTTTGCTGCTGGCTGACCATCCTGACTTCGAACTGAAAGTTCTAGGTGCATCTTCGAGATCTGCAGGCAAAAAGTACATAGATGCGGTCGTCTGGAAGCAAACCGACTTGCTGCCTGAGTTTGCCGAAAATATCGTTGTCAGCGAGTGTAAGTCTGATGCTTTCAAAGAGTGTGACATTGTCTTCTCCGGGCTTGATGCTGACTACGCCGGACCAATCGAAAAGGAATTCGTTGAAGCTGGGTTGGCGGTCGTCTCAAACGCTAAAAATTATAGAAGAGCACAAGAGGTGCCATTGGTCGTCCCAATTGTCAACCCAGAACACTTGGACATGATTGAAGCAAGAAAAGCAGATGGTAAAAAGTCAGGTTTCATCGTTTGTATTTCAAACTGTTCAACAGCAGGTTTGGTCGCACCTTTGAAGCCATTGGTTGAAAAGTTCGGCCCAATTGATGCATTGACTACCACTACCCTACAAGCTATCTCTGGTGCAGGTTTCTCACCTGGTATTCCAGGCATCGATGTCCTTGACAACATTGTTCCCTACATTGGTGGCGAAGAGGATAAGATTGAATGGGAAACAACAAAGATTTTAGGTCATTTGTCGTCTGACAAGAAGGAGATTCGTGCTTTGTCATCAGAAGAGATCAAGGTTTCCGCTCAGTGCAACAGAGTCGCCGTTTCTGACGGTCACACCGAATGTATCTCGTTGAGATTTAAAAATAGACCAGCACCTTCCGTGGAGCAAGTTAAAGATTGTTTGAAAACCTACGTTTGTGATGCTTACAAATTGGGCTGTCATTCTGCTCCAAAGCAAACAATTCATGttcttgaacaaaatgatAGACCTCAACCAAGGCTTGACAGGAACAGAGATGCTGGTTTCGGTGTCTCCGTTGGTAGAGTCAGAGAAGACCCTGTTttagatttcaaaatggtCGTCTTATCTCATAACACA
- the RPA14 gene encoding DNA-directed RNA polymerase I subunit RPA14 (similar to Saccharomyces cerevisiae RPA14 (YDR156W); ancestral locus Anc_8.337), translating into MLKSKRPGFVAATTLNTPVVVHALQQPQHASKDEVLLFLDEFIASKDGPDATDVDVNLSAALSQLKRMHRDFKGLPPTILAEAPVTVTAAAATEGSSADEANGTGSVTKSATGGTKKTFEE; encoded by the coding sequence ATGTTGAAAAGCAAGAGACCCGGGTTCGTGGCTGCCACCACGTTGAATACTCCTGTCGTAGTGCATGCTCTACAGCAGCCACAGCATGCCTCCAAGGATGAGGTCTTGCTATTTCTAGACGAGTTCATCGCGAGTAAAGACGGTCCGGATGCAACAGATGTAGACGTCAATCTCAGCGCTGCGCTGTCACAGCTCAAGAGAATGCACAGGGACTTCAAAGGGCTGCCACCCACGATACTGGCCGAAGCACCAGTCACCGTCACAGCGGCAGCTGCGACAGAGGGGTCGTCGGCGGACGAGGCCAACGGGACCGGCTCGGTCACCAAAAGTGCCACCGGAGGCACAAAGAAAACTTTCGAGGAATAA
- the CPR1 gene encoding peptidylprolyl isomerase CPR1 (similar to Saccharomyces cerevisiae CPR1 (YDR155C); ancestral locus Anc_8.336): protein MSKVFFDVEADGQPLGRISFQLYNDVVPKTAENFRALCTGEKGFGYAGSPFHRVIPDFMLQGGDFTNGNGTGGKSIYGGKFPDENFVKKHERPGLLSMANAGPNTNGSQFFITTVPCPWLDGKHVVFGEVIDGFDIVKKIETLGSPSGATRTKLIVSKSGEL, encoded by the coding sequence ATGTCAAAGGTCTTTTTCGATGTTGAAGCCGATGGTCAACCATTAGGCCGTATCTCTTTCCAATTGTACAACGATGTTGTTCCTAAGACAGCAGAGAACTTCAGAGCTCTGTGCACCGGCGAAAAGGGATTCGGCTACGCCGGATCCCCTTTCCACCGTGTGATTCCAGATTTCATGCTGCAAGGTGGTGATTTCACCAACGGTAACGGTACCGGTGGTAAGTCCATCTACGGAGGTAAGTTCCCGGACGAGAACTTCGTCAAAAAGCACGAGAGACCAGGTTTGTTGTCCATGGCCAACGCGGGCCCAAACACCAACGGGTCGCAattcttcatcaccacCGTCCCATGCCCATGGTTGGACGGCAAACACGTTGTGTTCGGTGAAGTCATTGACGGTTTCGACATTGTCAAGAAGATTGAAACTCTAGGTTCTCCATCTGGTGCCACCAGAACGAAGCTTATCGTCTCCAAGTCTGGTGAATTGTAA